From Betaproteobacteria bacterium:
AGAACGCCATCACCGAAGTCATGTCCACGGGCGGGTCCACCAACGCGGTGCTGCACCTGCTCGCGATGGCGCATGACTTCGGCGTGGAGTTATCTTTGGACGATTTCGATCATATTTCGCGCAAAACTCCAGTGGTGGCCGACATGCGCCCGTGGGGGACTTACACAGCGCCGGAAATGTACGACGCGGGCGGCATGGCCGTCGTTGGCAAACGTCTGATGCAAGCGGGGCTGCTGCACCATGGTGAGAAGACCATCAGCGGGCGCACCCTCGGAGAGGAGATCGAGGCCAGCCCCGAAACCCAGGGCCAGCAAGTCATCAAGCCGCTGGCGCAGGCGCTCAAGCCGGAAGGCGGGCTCGCCATCCTGCGCGGGAGTCTCGCGCCCGGCGGCAGTGTCATCAAAGTTTCCGGCCAGAAGAAAAGTTACCACCAAGGCCCGGCGAAAGTCTTCGAGCGCGAGGAAGACGCCTTCCGCGCCATCAAGGAAGGCCGCATCCAACCAAACGACGTGATCGTGATCCGCTACGAGGGGCCCATCGGCGGGCCGGGGATGCGAGAGATGCAGCTTGTCACCGGTGCGTTGCAAGGGGCTGGGTTGGGAGAGACCGTGGCCCTGATGACCGACGGGCGCTTCTCCGGTGCCACGCGCGGCTTCGTCATCGGCCACATCGTACCGGAAGCGGCGCGACGCGGTCCTATCGCGGCCCTCAAGGATGGCGACACGATAACGATCGACGTGGACAAGCGCCGCCTGGATGTGGGGCTTACCAGCGACGAAATTAAGCAACGCCTTTCCCATTGGAACGCGCCCACTCCGCGCTACACCAGTGGCGTATTCGCGAAATATGCGCGCCTGGTTTCGGATGCCTCCAAGGGCGCGATCACGGACTTGCCTCCAGGGTAATATTGCGGGCCCTGCGCGGCGCGCTGAACTTGCGCGCGCGTCTCAAAACTTATTTTTAGGAAGCTGGCCATGCCCGTGTCTACTTTTCAACTCGAACACCTCAATCTTCCGGCGCGCGATCCAGAAGGTCTTGCGCGTTGGTACGAACAAACCTTTGGACTGAAAGCCGATTCGAACAAGGTGCGCGGCCCGGGCGTGCTGATCGTATTTCAACCGGGCGAACCGGTGAGCCGCGCGCCCGATCTACACTTCGGCCTGAAACTATCCTCCATGGCCGAATTGAATGAATGGGCCAGCAAGTTCAACGTGAAAATCACCATTGGTGGGGAGTACAACGCCTTTCGCACCTTCGATCCCGAAGGCAATTGCGTGGAGCTGTACTGCAAAGCCACGGCATAAAGGACGACAATGAAAATAGCGGTTGTAGGATGTGGCGCCATGGGAAGCGTGTACGCCGCGCTTCTCGGTAACGCCGACCACGAAGTATGGGCCATCGATTCCTGGAAGGAACATGTGGACGCCATGCGCCAGAACGGGCTGCGTCTGGAAGGCGCCTCGGGCGACCACACCGTGCGCGTGAACGCGACCACCGATGCCGCGCAGGCCGGACATTGCGAATTGGTGATCATCGCGACCAAGGCCATGCATGTGGAAACGGCAGCGCAAGCGGCTCGCTCACTCATCGGCCCCAAGACCATGGTGCTCTCCATTCAAAACGGCTTGGGCGGCCCCGATACCGCGGCGCGCGTGCTCGGCCGCGACAAGGTGATGGTCGGCGTGGTCGGGGGGTTTGGCGCCTCCATGCGCGGCCCCGGTCACGCGCATCACAACGGCTGGGAACTGGTGCGCCTGGGCGAAATGAGCGGGCCCATCTCGCCGCGCTTGGAGAGCGTGGCGCAAGTGTGGACATCTGGCGGCTTCAAGGTGAAGTGCTTCGACGACATCGACCAGCTCGTGTGGGAGAAACTCATCTGCAACGTGTGTTTTTCGGGCACTTGTGCTCTTACGGAAATGACCGTTGGCCAGGTCATGGATAACGCCGATGCATGGGCATGCGCTTCGAGATGCGCCAGAGAGGCGTACGACGTGGCCAAGGCACGCAACATCCGCGTGGATTTCGACGACCCCGTGAGCTACGTGCGCAACTTCGGTAGCAAAATCCCCGATGCCCGGCCCTCCATGTTGCTCGATCACATGGAAGGACGCATGTCGGAAATCGATTTCATCAACGGCGCCATTCCCGTTGCCGGCCAAGCGCTGGGCGTTGCCACGCCGTTCAATACGGTGGTCAGCACCTTGGTCCGGGCCAAGGAGCGCAAGATGGGCGCGCGCAAATAATCCCTTCAGAGCAATCAGGAGAACACATGCAACAGCTTCAGATGTACATCGACGGAAAATTCACCAACGCCGCCTTGGGCAAGTGGTTCGACAGTTACAACCCTTTCACGGGCAAAGTGTGGACGCAAGTGGCGCAAGGCGATGCGGAAGACGTGGACCGCGCCGTTCAAGCCGCGCACCGCGCCTTCACGCAGGGCCCCTGGCCGCAGCTCACCGCTAGCCAGCGAGGCATATTGCTGCACAAGCTGGGCGACTTGATCGTGCGCGACGCGAGAAAACTCGCCGAGTTGGAAGTGCGCGA
This genomic window contains:
- a CDS encoding dihydroxy-acid dehydratase (catalyzes the dehydration of 2,3-dihydroxy-3-methylbutanoate to 3-methyl-2-oxobutanoate in valine and isoleucine biosynthesis); this encodes NAITEVMSTGGSTNAVLHLLAMAHDFGVELSLDDFDHISRKTPVVADMRPWGTYTAPEMYDAGGMAVVGKRLMQAGLLHHGEKTISGRTLGEEIEASPETQGQQVIKPLAQALKPEGGLAILRGSLAPGGSVIKVSGQKKSYHQGPAKVFEREEDAFRAIKEGRIQPNDVIVIRYEGPIGGPGMREMQLVTGALQGAGLGETVALMTDGRFSGATRGFVIGHIVPEAARRGPIAALKDGDTITIDVDKRRLDVGLTSDEIKQRLSHWNAPTPRYTSGVFAKYARLVSDASKGAITDLPPG
- a CDS encoding 2-dehydropantoate 2-reductase is translated as MKIAVVGCGAMGSVYAALLGNADHEVWAIDSWKEHVDAMRQNGLRLEGASGDHTVRVNATTDAAQAGHCELVIIATKAMHVETAAQAARSLIGPKTMVLSIQNGLGGPDTAARVLGRDKVMVGVVGGFGASMRGPGHAHHNGWELVRLGEMSGPISPRLESVAQVWTSGGFKVKCFDDIDQLVWEKLICNVCFSGTCALTEMTVGQVMDNADAWACASRCAREAYDVAKARNIRVDFDDPVSYVRNFGSKIPDARPSMLLDHMEGRMSEIDFINGAIPVAGQALGVATPFNTVVSTLVRAKERKMGARK
- a CDS encoding VOC family protein — protein: MPVSTFQLEHLNLPARDPEGLARWYEQTFGLKADSNKVRGPGVLIVFQPGEPVSRAPDLHFGLKLSSMAELNEWASKFNVKITIGGEYNAFRTFDPEGNCVELYCKATA